From a single Parambassis ranga chromosome 2, fParRan2.1, whole genome shotgun sequence genomic region:
- the hcls1 gene encoding src substrate protein p85-like isoform X2, producing the protein MWKSVVGHNVSVKVAAEGDDWETDPDFENDVSEQEQRWGAKTIEGSGRKEHISVAELRNKVAVEHEQVKQKEHVPKASYGYGGKFGVEKDRMDKVALGHDYVAQVEQHSSQKDAAQGFGGKFGVQKDRVDKSAMTYAYKGEVQQHGSQKDYAKGFGGKYGVEKDKVDKAALGYDYKGETEKHQSQKDYSKGFGGKFGVEKEKVDKAALGYDYKGETEKHQSQKDYSKGFGGKFGVEKEKVDKAALGYDYKAETEKHQSQKDYSAGFGGRYGVQTDRMDKNAAGFSEMDSPTTAYEKTQPIEASSAGAGKLKARFENMAKASDEENRKRVEEERARRQARESREQEQSGREQEVPPPPVRELDPEYDLPPPDLQEEAPEPPEDEPDYDQPPELPPRSDDFLDVPPLPQRSAEVDEDDAEYEELAEPPCPTGPPAVDDDYEDLTHGQKARAIYDYQGEADDEISFNPDDIITNIEMIDEGWWKGQCHGQIGLFPAAYVELM; encoded by the exons ATGTGGAAGTCAGTGGTGGGCCACAATGTGAGCGtgaaggtggcagcagaggGGGATGACTGGGAGACGGACCCTGACTTTGAG AATGACGTGTCAGAACAGGAGCAGAGGTGGGGAGCCAAAACCATTGAGGGCTCAGGGCGTAAGGAGCACATCAG CGTGGCAGAGCTCAGAAACAAGGTGGCCGTGGAGCACGAGCAGGTGAAGCAGAAGGAGCACGTTCCCAAAGCGTCGTACGGATACGGAGGGAAGTTCGGAGTGGAGAAGGATCGAATGGACAAG gtggCTTTGGGTCATGACTATGTGGCTCAGGTTGAGCAGCACTCCTCCCAGAAGGATGCAGCACAAGGATTCGGTGGGAAATTTGGTGTTCAGAAAGACCGTGTGGATAAG TCCGCGATGACCTATGCGTACAAAGGAGAAGTGCAGCAACATGGATCACAGAAAG ACTATGCAAAGGGATTTGGAGGAAAGTACGGCGTTGAGAAGGACAAAGTGGACAAAGCTGCGCTGGGTTACGATTATAAAGGCGAGACAGAGAAGCACCAGTCACAGAAAG ATTACTCCAAGGGGTTCGGAGGGAAGTTTGGCGTTGAGAAGGAGAAGGTGGACAAAGCTGCGCTGGGATACGACTACaaaggagaaacagagaagcATCAGTCACAGAAAG ATTACTCAAAGGGATTCGGAGGGAAGTTTGGCGTTGAGAAGGAGAAGGTGGACAAAGCTGCTCTTGGGTATGACTATAAAGCAGAGACGGAGAAACATCAGTCCCAGAAAG ATTACTCAGCAGGGTTCGGAGGTCGCTACGGAGTACAGACAGACCGCATGGATAAG AATGCAGCAGGTTTCTCTGAGATGGACTCTCCTACCACTGCGTATGAAAAGACGCAGCCGATAGAAGCTT CGAGTGCAGGCGCAGGAAAGCTGAAGGCTCGCTTTGAGAACATGGCCAAGGCCTCCGACGAAGAGAACAGGAAGAGAGTAGAAGAAGAGAGAGCCAGAAGACAAGCCAGAGAGAGCCGAGAGCAG gagCAGAGCGGCAGGGAACAGGAAGTTCCTCCACCACCTGTTCGAGAGCTGGATCCAGAGTACGACCTGCCACCACCagacctgcaggaggaagcaCCAGAGCCACCAGAG GATGAGCCAGATTACGACCAGCCCCCGGAGCTGCCTCCACGCTCAGATGATTTCCTGGACGTGCCCCCTCTGCCTCAGAGGTCAGCAGAGGTGGACGAGGATGATGCAGAGTATGAGGAACTAGCTGAACCACCGTGTCCAACCGGACCTCCAG CTGTGGATGACGACTACGAAGATCTGACACATGGCCAGAAGGCAAGAGCAATTTACGACTATCAAGGAG AGGCAGATGATGAGATCTCCTTCAatcctgatgacatcatcactaaCATAGAGATGATTGATGAGGGCTGGTGGAAGGGACAGTGCCACGGACAGATCGGCCTCTTCCCGGCCGCTTACGTTGAGCTGATGTGA
- the hcls1 gene encoding src substrate protein p85-like isoform X1: MWKSVVGHNVSVKVAAEGDDWETDPDFENDVSEQEQRWGAKTIEGSGRKEHISVAELRNKVAVEHEQVKQKEHVPKASYGYGGKFGVEKDRMDKVALGHDYVAQVEQHSSQKDAAQGFGGKFGVQKDRVDKVRGHVQQSPKVLDRMGLRFSMFSLQSAMTYAYKGEVQQHGSQKDYAKGFGGKYGVEKDKVDKAALGYDYKGETEKHQSQKDYSKGFGGKFGVEKEKVDKAALGYDYKGETEKHQSQKDYSKGFGGKFGVEKEKVDKAALGYDYKAETEKHQSQKDYSAGFGGRYGVQTDRMDKNAAGFSEMDSPTTAYEKTQPIEASSAGAGKLKARFENMAKASDEENRKRVEEERARRQARESREQEQSGREQEVPPPPVRELDPEYDLPPPDLQEEAPEPPEDEPDYDQPPELPPRSDDFLDVPPLPQRSAEVDEDDAEYEELAEPPCPTGPPAVDDDYEDLTHGQKARAIYDYQGEADDEISFNPDDIITNIEMIDEGWWKGQCHGQIGLFPAAYVELM; the protein is encoded by the exons ATGTGGAAGTCAGTGGTGGGCCACAATGTGAGCGtgaaggtggcagcagaggGGGATGACTGGGAGACGGACCCTGACTTTGAG AATGACGTGTCAGAACAGGAGCAGAGGTGGGGAGCCAAAACCATTGAGGGCTCAGGGCGTAAGGAGCACATCAG CGTGGCAGAGCTCAGAAACAAGGTGGCCGTGGAGCACGAGCAGGTGAAGCAGAAGGAGCACGTTCCCAAAGCGTCGTACGGATACGGAGGGAAGTTCGGAGTGGAGAAGGATCGAATGGACAAG gtggCTTTGGGTCATGACTATGTGGCTCAGGTTGAGCAGCACTCCTCCCAGAAGGATGCAGCACAAGGATTCGGTGGGAAATTTGGTGTTCAGAAAGACCGTGTGGATAAGGTGAGAGGACATGTTCAGCAGAGTCCAAAGGTACTGGACCGAATGGGTCTAAGGTTTTCTATGTTTTCTCTGCAGTCCGCGATGACCTATGCGTACAAAGGAGAAGTGCAGCAACATGGATCACAGAAAG ACTATGCAAAGGGATTTGGAGGAAAGTACGGCGTTGAGAAGGACAAAGTGGACAAAGCTGCGCTGGGTTACGATTATAAAGGCGAGACAGAGAAGCACCAGTCACAGAAAG ATTACTCCAAGGGGTTCGGAGGGAAGTTTGGCGTTGAGAAGGAGAAGGTGGACAAAGCTGCGCTGGGATACGACTACaaaggagaaacagagaagcATCAGTCACAGAAAG ATTACTCAAAGGGATTCGGAGGGAAGTTTGGCGTTGAGAAGGAGAAGGTGGACAAAGCTGCTCTTGGGTATGACTATAAAGCAGAGACGGAGAAACATCAGTCCCAGAAAG ATTACTCAGCAGGGTTCGGAGGTCGCTACGGAGTACAGACAGACCGCATGGATAAG AATGCAGCAGGTTTCTCTGAGATGGACTCTCCTACCACTGCGTATGAAAAGACGCAGCCGATAGAAGCTT CGAGTGCAGGCGCAGGAAAGCTGAAGGCTCGCTTTGAGAACATGGCCAAGGCCTCCGACGAAGAGAACAGGAAGAGAGTAGAAGAAGAGAGAGCCAGAAGACAAGCCAGAGAGAGCCGAGAGCAG gagCAGAGCGGCAGGGAACAGGAAGTTCCTCCACCACCTGTTCGAGAGCTGGATCCAGAGTACGACCTGCCACCACCagacctgcaggaggaagcaCCAGAGCCACCAGAG GATGAGCCAGATTACGACCAGCCCCCGGAGCTGCCTCCACGCTCAGATGATTTCCTGGACGTGCCCCCTCTGCCTCAGAGGTCAGCAGAGGTGGACGAGGATGATGCAGAGTATGAGGAACTAGCTGAACCACCGTGTCCAACCGGACCTCCAG CTGTGGATGACGACTACGAAGATCTGACACATGGCCAGAAGGCAAGAGCAATTTACGACTATCAAGGAG AGGCAGATGATGAGATCTCCTTCAatcctgatgacatcatcactaaCATAGAGATGATTGATGAGGGCTGGTGGAAGGGACAGTGCCACGGACAGATCGGCCTCTTCCCGGCCGCTTACGTTGAGCTGATGTGA
- the hcls1 gene encoding src substrate protein p85-like isoform X3 has product MWKSVVGHNVSVKVAAEGDDWETDPDFENDVSEQEQRWGAKTIEGSGRKEHISVAELRNKVAVEHEQVKQKEHVPKASYGYGGKFGVEKDRMDKVALGHDYVAQVEQHSSQKDAAQGFGGKFGVQKDRVDKSAMTYAYKGEVQQHGSQKDYAKGFGGKYGVEKDKVDKAALGYDYKGETEKHQSQKDYSKGFGGKFGVEKEKVDKAALGYDYKAETEKHQSQKDYSAGFGGRYGVQTDRMDKNAAGFSEMDSPTTAYEKTQPIEASSAGAGKLKARFENMAKASDEENRKRVEEERARRQARESREQEQSGREQEVPPPPVRELDPEYDLPPPDLQEEAPEPPEDEPDYDQPPELPPRSDDFLDVPPLPQRSAEVDEDDAEYEELAEPPCPTGPPAVDDDYEDLTHGQKARAIYDYQGEADDEISFNPDDIITNIEMIDEGWWKGQCHGQIGLFPAAYVELM; this is encoded by the exons ATGTGGAAGTCAGTGGTGGGCCACAATGTGAGCGtgaaggtggcagcagaggGGGATGACTGGGAGACGGACCCTGACTTTGAG AATGACGTGTCAGAACAGGAGCAGAGGTGGGGAGCCAAAACCATTGAGGGCTCAGGGCGTAAGGAGCACATCAG CGTGGCAGAGCTCAGAAACAAGGTGGCCGTGGAGCACGAGCAGGTGAAGCAGAAGGAGCACGTTCCCAAAGCGTCGTACGGATACGGAGGGAAGTTCGGAGTGGAGAAGGATCGAATGGACAAG gtggCTTTGGGTCATGACTATGTGGCTCAGGTTGAGCAGCACTCCTCCCAGAAGGATGCAGCACAAGGATTCGGTGGGAAATTTGGTGTTCAGAAAGACCGTGTGGATAAG TCCGCGATGACCTATGCGTACAAAGGAGAAGTGCAGCAACATGGATCACAGAAAG ACTATGCAAAGGGATTTGGAGGAAAGTACGGCGTTGAGAAGGACAAAGTGGACAAAGCTGCGCTGGGTTACGATTATAAAGGCGAGACAGAGAAGCACCAGTCACAGAAAG ATTACTCAAAGGGATTCGGAGGGAAGTTTGGCGTTGAGAAGGAGAAGGTGGACAAAGCTGCTCTTGGGTATGACTATAAAGCAGAGACGGAGAAACATCAGTCCCAGAAAG ATTACTCAGCAGGGTTCGGAGGTCGCTACGGAGTACAGACAGACCGCATGGATAAG AATGCAGCAGGTTTCTCTGAGATGGACTCTCCTACCACTGCGTATGAAAAGACGCAGCCGATAGAAGCTT CGAGTGCAGGCGCAGGAAAGCTGAAGGCTCGCTTTGAGAACATGGCCAAGGCCTCCGACGAAGAGAACAGGAAGAGAGTAGAAGAAGAGAGAGCCAGAAGACAAGCCAGAGAGAGCCGAGAGCAG gagCAGAGCGGCAGGGAACAGGAAGTTCCTCCACCACCTGTTCGAGAGCTGGATCCAGAGTACGACCTGCCACCACCagacctgcaggaggaagcaCCAGAGCCACCAGAG GATGAGCCAGATTACGACCAGCCCCCGGAGCTGCCTCCACGCTCAGATGATTTCCTGGACGTGCCCCCTCTGCCTCAGAGGTCAGCAGAGGTGGACGAGGATGATGCAGAGTATGAGGAACTAGCTGAACCACCGTGTCCAACCGGACCTCCAG CTGTGGATGACGACTACGAAGATCTGACACATGGCCAGAAGGCAAGAGCAATTTACGACTATCAAGGAG AGGCAGATGATGAGATCTCCTTCAatcctgatgacatcatcactaaCATAGAGATGATTGATGAGGGCTGGTGGAAGGGACAGTGCCACGGACAGATCGGCCTCTTCCCGGCCGCTTACGTTGAGCTGATGTGA
- the llph gene encoding protein LLP homolog translates to MAKSLRSKWKRKMRAEKRKKNAPKELARLKQALSLDKKGEAAMTDMQEIATVVPAEKIKKQGDVVMAEVEGDDGKMDMDMKRNKKTLLDENGQYPGWMSQRQAKKLKAKRAAKKGGQGKKKGIAW, encoded by the exons ATGGCTAAAAGCCTCAGGAGTAAATGGAAGCGAAAGATGCGggcagagaagaggaagaagaacgcTCCCAAGGAGCTGGCCCGACTGAAACAAGCTCTGAGCCTGGATAAGAAAGGAGAAGCTGCCATGACTGACATGCAGGAGATCGCCACAGTGGTGCCAGCTGAGAAGATAAAGAAGCAGGGAGATGTTGTAATGGCTGAGGTGGAGGGTGACG ATGGGAAGATGGACATGGACATGAAGCGCAACAAAAAAACTCTGTTGGATGAAAATGGACAGTATCCTGGATGGATGAGCCAGCGGCAGGCCAAGAAACTGAAAGCCAAGAGGGCGGCAAAGAAAGGAGGCCAGGGCAAGAAGAAGGGTATCGCCTGGTAA
- the pex26 gene encoding peroxisome assembly protein 26, whose product MSSFSIGQAAARGFRAVCSPPLSSTLTQIINMLDTAAEQMMVHKDFHAVFDTCDRGLESLSSMESEDNRCSELKAGFCILGIQALAELNRWQGVLSWVLQQYEQQEKLPAKIMQMCVLLYSKVGKPAVIQDAARVWLHCPSNRGVAGFGTVAELYLLHVLVPLGHSEEARELITGQVGGAVFTEDQRQTALDVVEEREQQSQDPPVKPDAEVTAHPVSSQGCIIHRLKAMLRFLHRKFSMTGFGSFPLRKLFLAAVLLYMLLVRLDPALPSSFLWISKLLQLLRQMWAAMFATYYQTLTQSKGL is encoded by the exons ATGAGCAGCTTTTCAATCGGTCAGGCTGCTGCTCGCGGCTTCAGAGCAGTCTGTAGTCCTCCGCTGTCTTCTACATTAACACAAATCATTAACATGTTGGACACCGCAGCAGAGCAAATGATGGTCCACAAAGATTTTCACGCGGTTTTTGACACATGCGACAGAGGGCTGGAGAGTCTGTccagcatggagtcagaggacaACAG ATGTTCAGAGTTGAAAGCTGGTTTCTGCATCTTAGGCATTCAGGCTCTGGCTGAGCTGAATCGGTGGCAGGGAGTTCTTTCCTGGGTCCTTCAGCAGTATGAGCAGCAGGAGAAACTACCAGCCAAAATAATGCAGATGTG TGTTCTTCTTTACTCCAAAGTGGGCAAGCCTGCTGTGATTCAGGATGCAGCCAGAGTTTGGCTGCACTGCCCGTCCAACAGAGGAGTGGCTGGGTTCGGGACAGTGGCAGAGCTGTACCTGCTGCATGTCCTCGTGCCTTTGGGACATTCAGAGGAAGCCCGAGAGCTCATTACAGGTCAGGTTGGTGGTGCTGTCTTCACAGAGGACCAAAGACAAACAGCGCTGGATGTCGTAGAAGAAAGAGAGCAACAGAGTCAAGACCCGCCTGTGAAGCCAGACGCTGAAGTCACCGCACATCCCGTCTCATCTCAAG GATGCATAATCCACAGACTTAAAGCCATGCTCAGGTTTTTACACAGAAAGTTCTCGATGACCGGTTTTGGTTCCTTCCCTCTGCGGAAACTCTTCCTGGCTGCTGTCCTGCTCTACATGCTGTTGGTCCGACTGGATCCAG CTCTTCCGTCTTCATTCCTGTGGATTTCCAAActtctgcagctgctcagaCAGATGTGGGCGGCCATGTTTGCAACATATTATCAGACTCTCACTCAGAGCAAAGGACTATAA